The proteins below come from a single Streptococcus porcinus genomic window:
- a CDS encoding NADH-dependent flavin oxidoreductase, with product MTRELLNHLTLPNGLTLKNRIVMAPMTTQSAYFDGSVTEELIKYYAERSGTVGTIIVESAFIEGKGRGFFGALGIDHDDKIEGLSRIAKAIKNKGSKALIQIYHAGRMAWPEMNGGAKPISASAVAALRPNAPVPSEMTHQAVLEMIEQFAEAVRRAIKAGFDGVELHGANTYLLQQFFSPHSNRRQDTWGGSREKRAKFPLEVLKAVHAVREEEKTKDFIIGYRFSPEELEEPGIRFEDSMYLLNSLAEVGLDYVHFSMSDYLRTSIVDTNDIEPLISKYHALKSESLATVPVVGVGSILQKADAEEALEVGYDLVAVAKGFLVQNDWAQAVMEDHLIPAFADINDREKLVIPTPLWKFMDDTFFLVKDTLAEAKKAERLKGLMTKPLEYKAGQYRVMAHGHNSELPMKVSFSDTAITAIEIDSAGESAGLSDLVFEKMPKQIIDFQTLNVDAVSGASSTSQGVIDGVSAAVLEASGQDAVDVLKARPKPTVVRSTEVIEEETDVVVVGGGAPGIAAALRADELGLNVTLIEKLSFIGGAISVSGGNQVVMGSRLQKEEGVIDDTPELMYEDFMENGNHKNIPELLALLAENVGQATDWVHDYIGVQYDKGLHILAEYRKDRELAYSHGGHGFADTVRTKMAASGVTLLLQTKAEKLLHDNQGNVTGLVAVEETGKTHRIRAKGVILTTGGYGNNKALLTDELKDVLFYGTSSSMGEGLLMAQVPEIDAASRLMAYGKIYPNGVEVAPGYAKSTIGGNLVVLKENGLLVNTDGRRVVNERASNHDILEVLMEQQAKLLYLLLDQNHFDIFRKEIAEGGISEAEIASWLEANGKTRPYLFHADTLEELAELAGMDSNRLAETVTRYNTFVDNGEDLDFHREERFLKEKVGQGPYYMIEQRPRFATTMGGLVVNDKLEVENSKGNVIQGLYAAGEVVGGVMGTDSPSGANNAWALTSGKLAAENLVANN from the coding sequence ATGACGAGAGAATTACTTAATCATTTGACATTACCCAATGGTTTAACCTTAAAAAATCGGATTGTGATGGCTCCAATGACGACACAATCAGCCTATTTTGATGGTAGTGTGACTGAAGAACTTATCAAGTATTACGCAGAACGATCAGGAACAGTAGGAACAATTATTGTGGAAAGCGCCTTTATCGAAGGTAAGGGACGTGGGTTCTTTGGAGCACTTGGTATTGATCATGATGATAAAATTGAAGGATTGAGTCGTATTGCTAAAGCAATTAAGAATAAAGGTTCAAAGGCACTCATTCAAATTTACCATGCTGGACGTATGGCATGGCCAGAGATGAATGGAGGGGCAAAACCTATTTCTGCATCAGCAGTTGCTGCCCTTCGTCCTAATGCACCTGTTCCTAGCGAAATGACACATCAAGCTGTTCTAGAAATGATTGAGCAGTTTGCGGAGGCAGTTCGTCGCGCTATCAAGGCAGGCTTTGATGGTGTTGAACTACATGGTGCAAATACTTATCTTTTGCAGCAGTTTTTCTCTCCACACTCAAATCGTCGTCAAGACACTTGGGGTGGCAGCCGAGAAAAACGAGCTAAATTCCCCTTAGAAGTTTTAAAAGCTGTTCATGCGGTTCGTGAAGAAGAAAAGACAAAGGATTTTATCATAGGCTATCGTTTCTCCCCTGAAGAATTAGAAGAACCAGGAATTCGTTTTGAGGACAGTATGTACCTTCTTAACTCTTTAGCCGAAGTAGGTCTAGATTATGTTCATTTCTCAATGAGTGATTACCTAAGAACATCTATCGTCGACACTAATGATATAGAACCACTTATTAGCAAGTATCATGCTCTGAAATCAGAAAGCTTAGCTACTGTGCCAGTAGTAGGTGTCGGAAGTATCTTACAAAAAGCTGACGCGGAAGAAGCATTAGAAGTTGGTTATGATCTAGTCGCAGTAGCAAAAGGTTTCTTAGTGCAAAATGACTGGGCACAGGCAGTCATGGAGGATCACCTTATCCCAGCATTTGCAGATATTAACGATCGCGAAAAATTGGTGATTCCAACCCCTTTATGGAAATTTATGGATGATACTTTCTTTTTAGTAAAAGATACACTTGCGGAAGCCAAGAAGGCAGAGCGACTAAAAGGGCTGATGACGAAACCTTTAGAGTATAAAGCTGGGCAATATCGAGTGATGGCACATGGGCACAATAGTGAACTTCCAATGAAGGTAAGCTTTAGCGATACAGCAATCACCGCAATTGAAATTGATAGTGCTGGAGAATCAGCTGGGCTGTCGGATTTAGTATTTGAAAAAATGCCAAAACAAATTATTGATTTCCAGACCTTAAATGTTGATGCTGTCTCAGGTGCATCTTCAACTAGCCAAGGTGTTATCGATGGAGTCTCAGCAGCAGTTTTAGAAGCTAGTGGCCAGGATGCAGTAGATGTCTTGAAAGCTCGTCCAAAACCTACTGTGGTTCGCTCAACAGAAGTAATTGAAGAAGAGACAGATGTTGTTGTTGTGGGTGGTGGTGCGCCCGGAATTGCTGCTGCCTTGCGGGCAGATGAACTTGGCTTAAACGTAACCCTAATTGAAAAACTAAGTTTTATTGGTGGAGCTATATCTGTCTCTGGGGGAAACCAAGTTGTTATGGGATCACGGCTTCAAAAAGAAGAAGGTGTGATAGATGATACTCCTGAACTCATGTATGAAGATTTCATGGAAAACGGAAATCATAAAAATATTCCAGAGCTCTTAGCCCTATTGGCGGAAAATGTTGGTCAAGCTACAGACTGGGTTCACGATTATATTGGTGTTCAATACGATAAGGGCTTGCATATCTTAGCTGAGTATCGTAAAGATAGAGAATTAGCTTATTCTCACGGAGGTCATGGCTTCGCTGACACTGTTCGCACTAAAATGGCGGCATCAGGGGTCACCTTACTATTACAAACAAAAGCAGAGAAACTCTTACATGACAATCAAGGAAATGTAACAGGTCTTGTTGCGGTAGAAGAAACTGGAAAAACTCACCGTATTAGAGCAAAAGGCGTCATTCTGACTACAGGTGGCTATGGTAATAACAAAGCTCTTTTAACTGATGAGCTTAAAGATGTTCTTTTCTATGGGACGAGCTCTTCAATGGGTGAAGGTCTTCTTATGGCACAAGTGCCAGAAATTGATGCGGCAAGCCGATTAATGGCCTATGGTAAAATTTATCCCAATGGAGTGGAAGTGGCACCAGGTTATGCTAAATCTACCATTGGTGGTAACTTAGTTGTTCTTAAGGAAAATGGTTTATTAGTCAATACTGATGGTCGGCGCGTGGTTAACGAACGTGCTAGTAACCACGATATCTTAGAAGTTTTAATGGAACAACAAGCCAAATTACTTTACTTATTGTTAGACCAAAATCATTTTGATATTTTCCGTAAGGAAATTGCTGAAGGAGGAATTTCAGAAGCAGAAATAGCATCATGGCTTGAAGCAAATGGCAAAACAAGACCATATCTCTTCCATGCTGATACTTTAGAAGAATTGGCTGAATTAGCTGGTATGGACTCTAATAGGTTAGCTGAAACAGTTACTCGTTATAATACTTTTGTTGATAATGGAGAGGACTTAGACTTTCATAGGGAAGAACGCTTTCTAAAAGAAAAAGTTGGGCAAGGTCCTTATTATATGATTGAACAACGTCCACGTTTTGCAACAACCATGGGTGGCTTAGTGGTTAATGATAAACTTGAAGTTGAAAATAGTAAAGGCAATGTGATTCAAGGACTTTATGCAGCAGGAGAAGTCGTTGGTGGTGTTATGGGAACAGACTCACCATCAGGAGCTAATAATGCTTGGGCATTGACATCTGGTAAACTTGCAGCTGAAAATTTAGTAGCAAATAATTAA
- a CDS encoding VTT domain-containing protein has translation MFTDFINTILTNYGLYAFAIIFVIIFIETGLVFFPFLPGDSLLFMTGASIAKSGYNPIPFIILLASAAIIGDYVNYSLGKKYGLSLRKVPFLGKFIKDSHIAETEQFFVKYGNLAISLGRFVPIVRTFIPFISGIGRMNQKQFLIYNCIGGLSWVLIGILAGFFFGSIPFVQTHFEMIMLAIIFISVLPIVFVAIKRHLNNK, from the coding sequence ATGTTTACTGATTTTATTAATACCATTTTGACCAACTATGGGCTTTACGCTTTTGCTATTATTTTTGTCATTATTTTTATAGAGACAGGTTTAGTCTTTTTCCCTTTTTTACCTGGGGACTCCCTCTTATTTATGACAGGAGCTTCTATTGCTAAAAGTGGTTATAATCCGATTCCTTTTATTATTTTGCTGGCTAGTGCGGCAATAATAGGTGATTATGTTAACTATAGCCTTGGGAAAAAATATGGTTTGTCCTTACGGAAAGTACCATTTTTAGGGAAGTTTATTAAGGATAGTCACATTGCAGAGACAGAACAGTTTTTTGTTAAGTATGGTAATCTTGCAATCTCATTAGGTCGTTTTGTGCCTATTGTGCGTACTTTTATACCTTTTATCTCAGGTATTGGGCGTATGAATCAAAAGCAATTTTTGATTTATAACTGCATTGGTGGGCTTTCTTGGGTGCTTATTGGAATTTTAGCAGGCTTCTTCTTTGGTAGCATTCCATTTGTTCAAACCCATTTTGAAATGATAATGTTAGCTATTATTTTCATATCTGTTCTACCTATTGTTTTTGTGGCTATAAAACGTCATCTTAATAATAAATAA
- a CDS encoding prolyl-tRNA synthetase associated domain-containing protein, protein MGAYEKLATYLEKEGIAYDVVEHPAAFTTEEADRYIEGYEGVRTKSMFLTNKKKTSYYLVIMDDAKSLDMDSFKDIVHTNRIRMASEQSLQQKMDLAPGLVSPFGLLNNKEKDIQVYFDQEILDKPVQTFHPNDNTKTLFVKTEDIIRFIERLGFEVHKVIL, encoded by the coding sequence ATGGGTGCTTATGAAAAATTAGCAACTTATCTAGAAAAAGAAGGGATTGCTTACGATGTTGTCGAACATCCAGCTGCTTTTACGACGGAGGAGGCAGACCGTTATATTGAAGGATATGAAGGAGTAAGAACCAAGTCTATGTTTTTAACCAATAAGAAGAAAACAAGTTACTATTTAGTAATTATGGATGATGCTAAGTCATTAGATATGGACTCTTTTAAAGACATAGTCCATACTAATCGTATTAGAATGGCTTCAGAACAGAGCTTACAGCAAAAAATGGACCTAGCCCCTGGCTTAGTTTCCCCATTTGGCCTTTTAAATAATAAAGAAAAGGATATTCAAGTGTACTTTGATCAGGAGATTCTAGATAAGCCAGTTCAGACATTCCATCCAAATGATAACACGAAGACACTCTTTGTTAAAACGGAAGATATTATTCGTTTTATTGAGCGCTTGGGATTTGAGGTGCATAAAGTCATATTGTAA
- a CDS encoding glycerophosphodiester phosphodiesterase family protein, which produces MTFKKEAFSFYFRFFWSLMKFQITTKGILFLAIFPISKEILQLLLKSSGKSSLSSGDFVSTFLSLQGAGIFILALILLVILVAFDINAFIIISSLARKGSSDISLLQMLAISFKSIKNFLRPQGLLILIYVAVIIPLIGIGITISPMSNFTIPNFITEVIYNTPIYLAVYCGFLLIFTFITLKYFFFFHYCLLEGESIKDSLLKASRLMKGHWKSFIKDFFLKIGLRYAVFSFLYCLIVLSIILTLDKLKIGPGLAMFVLLNIAELFSILGLLAVPIIIYSVTDLFYRYNERDGYSLKNKIYKTEEYVREAQKTKKKKGTKVRLFLVLAGLFLINSSISTVYGLFFNKFAKLENKIALVAHRGGGNLGAENTIAGMEKAIKAGASWTEIDVQRTKDGYYVINHDSTFKRLTGIDKSSDEMTLKEIKSLRVKDLFNEERPAQPVATLEEFIKAGQGKIGFYIELKGATADKKMADDIVRLIKDKKLEKSTALLSLDLNLIKYIESKYPEMTTGYLYYFSLGEISDMPADILIMEEGEATTLNILKAHEAGKKVVVWTINSSDSINKFVKSDVDAIITDFVLDVKAGIKERDARSDLQIVVDDILN; this is translated from the coding sequence ATGACATTTAAGAAAGAAGCTTTTTCATTTTATTTTAGATTCTTTTGGTCGTTAATGAAATTTCAAATAACAACAAAAGGTATATTGTTTTTGGCAATTTTTCCAATATCTAAAGAGATTTTGCAATTACTACTTAAATCAAGTGGAAAATCAAGTCTCTCAAGTGGAGATTTTGTATCAACTTTTTTAAGTTTACAGGGAGCAGGAATTTTTATTTTAGCTCTGATACTTTTAGTTATTTTAGTTGCCTTTGATATTAACGCCTTTATTATTATTAGTTCCTTGGCACGGAAGGGAAGCTCCGACATTTCCCTACTACAAATGCTTGCCATTAGTTTTAAATCAATAAAAAATTTTTTAAGACCACAAGGGCTGTTAATTTTAATTTATGTAGCTGTTATTATCCCGCTAATAGGTATAGGAATTACCATTTCTCCTATGAGCAATTTTACAATTCCTAATTTTATTACAGAGGTTATTTATAATACTCCGATCTATTTAGCAGTATATTGTGGATTTCTTTTGATATTTACTTTTATTACTTTAAAATATTTTTTCTTTTTTCATTATTGTCTATTAGAGGGAGAATCTATTAAAGATTCTCTGCTAAAAGCGTCACGTTTAATGAAAGGACATTGGAAATCCTTTATAAAAGACTTTTTTTTAAAAATTGGACTTAGATATGCAGTTTTTTCCTTTCTTTATTGTTTAATCGTTCTAAGCATTATTTTAACTTTGGACAAATTAAAAATTGGACCGGGATTGGCTATGTTTGTCTTATTGAACATTGCTGAGCTTTTTTCAATTTTAGGATTATTGGCAGTACCGATTATTATCTATTCAGTTACTGACCTTTTTTACAGATATAACGAAAGGGATGGTTATTCTTTAAAGAATAAGATTTATAAAACAGAAGAATATGTAAGAGAAGCTCAAAAAACAAAAAAGAAGAAAGGGACAAAAGTAAGACTATTCCTGGTTCTTGCAGGACTATTTCTTATAAATTCTTCAATAAGTACTGTCTATGGACTTTTTTTCAATAAATTTGCAAAGTTAGAAAATAAAATAGCCCTTGTTGCTCACAGGGGTGGGGGAAATTTAGGTGCTGAAAATACAATAGCTGGTATGGAAAAGGCTATAAAAGCGGGTGCCTCTTGGACTGAAATAGATGTCCAAAGAACCAAAGATGGCTATTATGTTATTAATCACGACTCAACATTTAAGAGGCTTACAGGAATAGATAAGAGTTCAGATGAAATGACTTTAAAAGAGATAAAATCGCTTAGGGTAAAAGACCTTTTTAATGAAGAAAGGCCAGCTCAGCCGGTAGCTACCCTTGAGGAATTCATTAAAGCAGGGCAAGGGAAGATAGGCTTTTATATTGAATTAAAAGGGGCTACTGCAGATAAAAAAATGGCAGATGACATAGTAAGGCTTATTAAGGATAAAAAGTTAGAAAAAAGCACAGCTTTATTATCTCTAGATTTAAATCTTATAAAATATATAGAAAGTAAGTACCCTGAGATGACTACTGGCTACCTCTACTATTTTTCTCTAGGTGAAATTAGTGATATGCCAGCTGATATTCTCATTATGGAAGAGGGAGAAGCAACCACACTTAATATTCTAAAAGCTCATGAAGCAGGAAAAAAAGTGGTGGTATGGACAATAAATAGCTCTGATTCAATAAATAAATTTGTGAAAAGTGATGTCGATGCTATTATTACCGACTTTGTTCTAGATGTAAAGGCTGGAATAAAGGAAAGGGACGCCAGAAGTGATCTCCAAATTGTAGTAGACGACATTTTAAACTGA
- a CDS encoding MBL fold metallo-hydrolase: MSVIFSPTGQAMPEKTIPLPLSAFDKIEGTRVYWLGNASIMINSRGTILMIDPVLDSFDMPLLIDMPIDSKIIPKIDGLLISHIDNDHLSFETLENCKAVTKSYHAPVHVADMMISQGFATNEYAVGDRFTINDVTITTTPTRHNWQNSISKYHYREWKEEESLGFWFDTVDGSIWLPSDSKLMSEHLEMSPADLILFDFSDNEWHITYDGAIKEANAYPKADLLTIHWGSVDAPTWNTFNGNPEQLRKDIVNPNRVHALNIGEGIDLIRK, encoded by the coding sequence ATGTCTGTTATTTTTAGTCCTACTGGGCAAGCTATGCCTGAAAAAACGATACCCCTCCCTCTTTCAGCTTTTGATAAAATTGAAGGGACAAGAGTTTATTGGTTAGGGAATGCGTCGATTATGATTAATAGTCGCGGTACAATCCTGATGATTGATCCAGTCTTAGATAGTTTTGATATGCCCTTGCTAATCGATATGCCTATTGACTCAAAAATTATTCCCAAAATTGATGGTCTTTTAATTTCTCATATCGATAATGATCACCTCAGTTTTGAAACTTTGGAGAATTGCAAAGCTGTTACCAAATCTTATCATGCTCCAGTACATGTGGCAGATATGATGATATCGCAAGGCTTTGCAACGAATGAATATGCCGTCGGCGATCGTTTTACGATAAATGATGTTACAATTACCACGACCCCAACGAGACACAACTGGCAAAATAGCATCTCAAAGTATCACTACCGTGAATGGAAAGAAGAAGAATCTCTCGGTTTTTGGTTTGATACCGTTGATGGGAGTATTTGGCTACCTAGTGATAGTAAACTGATGTCGGAACATCTAGAGATGTCTCCAGCGGATTTGATTCTTTTTGATTTTAGTGATAACGAGTGGCATATCACTTATGATGGAGCCATTAAAGAAGCTAATGCCTATCCAAAAGCTGACTTACTGACAATTCATTGGGGATCTGTTGATGCTCCCACATGGAATACTTTTAATGGAAATCCTGAGCAGCTTCGCAAAGACATAGTTAATCCTAATCGTGTCCATGCTTTGAACATAGGCGAGGGTATAGATCTAATTAGAAAATAA
- a CDS encoding MATE family efflux transporter — MQASHFQSKPIPKLLFTMAMPAILANLVNSLYNIVDQIFIGHSVGYLGNAATSVAFPLTIICLAFGLTFGLGGASNFNLSLGRGKVDQASKVVGNAISLSLLMGLLIGIFIILFLKPLLLIFGATEATMAYAQDYTSISAFGIPFLLFTMSVNPLVRADGSPNYSMMAIIFGAVLNTILVPIFIFYFGWGIKGAAIATLISQILSAIYMALYFRRFKSVKLVTNDFKINSEIVKAILSVGSSSFIFQFSTLLIQIVTNNMLRRFGADSIYGSDVAIAVAGIVMKINSLFIAIIIGLVQGAQPIIGYNYGAKNLNRVKETTKLLLKTATIISIIAFLSFEIFTKPFLEIFGTGSKLYFQFGIKYVRVFLFFVFINGIQIASTTFFQAIGKARIGAFLSLMKQVIFLLPLLIILPHYMGVEGVMYAGPISDLIAFLSAFYFLKREFQRMPQELRSERA; from the coding sequence ATGCAAGCCAGTCATTTTCAATCAAAACCTATTCCTAAACTTCTTTTCACCATGGCAATGCCGGCTATTTTAGCTAATTTAGTCAATTCCCTTTACAATATTGTTGACCAAATTTTCATTGGGCACAGCGTTGGTTATCTTGGTAATGCTGCGACAAGTGTGGCTTTCCCATTAACAATCATCTGCTTAGCCTTTGGCTTAACCTTTGGGCTTGGTGGTGCCTCAAATTTTAATCTCTCTTTAGGTCGGGGAAAAGTTGATCAAGCCAGTAAAGTTGTCGGCAATGCTATTTCCTTGTCGCTCCTTATGGGACTATTGATTGGTATTTTTATCATTCTTTTTCTTAAACCCTTACTGCTGATTTTTGGTGCTACGGAGGCCACAATGGCCTATGCTCAAGACTATACCTCCATCTCGGCCTTTGGCATTCCCTTCTTATTATTTACTATGAGCGTCAATCCCTTAGTTAGAGCAGATGGTAGTCCTAATTATTCTATGATGGCTATTATTTTTGGAGCAGTCTTAAATACTATTTTAGTTCCTATCTTTATCTTTTATTTTGGTTGGGGGATAAAAGGTGCTGCTATAGCTACTTTAATCAGTCAAATCTTATCAGCCATCTATATGGCACTCTATTTTCGTAGATTTAAGTCAGTTAAACTTGTAACAAATGATTTTAAAATTAATAGTGAGATTGTCAAAGCTATTTTATCTGTTGGTTCTTCCTCATTTATTTTTCAATTCTCTACTTTACTTATCCAGATTGTTACCAATAATATGCTTCGTAGGTTTGGAGCTGATTCTATTTATGGTAGTGATGTCGCTATTGCTGTAGCAGGAATCGTCATGAAAATCAACTCCTTATTTATTGCGATCATTATCGGACTCGTTCAAGGGGCACAACCCATCATCGGTTATAATTACGGAGCTAAAAACTTAAACCGAGTAAAAGAGACAACTAAATTACTTCTTAAAACTGCTACCATAATTTCTATTATTGCTTTTTTAAGTTTTGAAATCTTCACTAAACCTTTCCTTGAAATCTTCGGAACAGGTTCCAAGCTTTATTTCCAATTTGGAATAAAATATGTTCGTGTTTTTCTTTTCTTTGTTTTTATAAACGGCATCCAGATTGCCTCTACAACTTTCTTCCAAGCTATAGGAAAAGCAAGAATAGGTGCCTTTCTATCACTAATGAAACAAGTTATTTTCCTATTACCACTTCTTATTATTCTTCCCCATTATATGGGGGTCGAAGGTGTCATGTATGCTGGTCCAATCTCTGATTTAATTGCTTTCCTCTCAGCCTTCTACTTCCTTAAAAGAGAATTTCAACGAATGCCTCAGGAGCTTAGGAGTGAAAGAGCATAA
- a CDS encoding MarR family winged helix-turn-helix transcriptional regulator: protein MENDHIGILIKKSSQTFDKAAGHILAPHGLTPSQFKILKYVTLKPEASVRQIDIEAYFCMSNPTVTGILQNLEKKELIYRQAHPDDKRSKIIRLTEKTKNARDFILKTSDQIEASFTKKLTDNEKNTLRQLLLKLLNSDDILK from the coding sequence ATGGAAAACGATCACATTGGTATTTTAATCAAAAAAAGTAGTCAAACCTTTGATAAAGCTGCCGGACATATCTTAGCCCCGCATGGTTTAACTCCTAGTCAATTCAAAATACTAAAGTATGTTACATTAAAACCAGAAGCTAGTGTGCGACAAATAGATATTGAGGCTTATTTCTGTATGTCAAATCCGACTGTAACAGGAATTCTACAGAATCTAGAGAAAAAAGAATTGATTTATCGCCAAGCTCACCCCGATGATAAGCGTTCTAAAATTATTAGACTAACTGAGAAAACAAAAAATGCAAGAGACTTTATTCTAAAAACGAGTGACCAAATTGAAGCCAGTTTTACCAAAAAACTCACAGATAATGAAAAAAACACCTTACGCCAACTACTCTTAAAATTACTTAACAGTGACGATATTCTGAAATAA
- a CDS encoding DUF1912 family protein codes for MSFEKEFIKDFEAWVQTQIQVNQVAMTTSQQVAQEDGDERARDAFIRYESKLDAYEFLLGKFANYHNGKGFHEMPDDLFGKRSY; via the coding sequence ATGTCTTTCGAAAAAGAATTTATCAAAGATTTTGAAGCGTGGGTTCAAACACAAATTCAGGTTAATCAAGTAGCAATGACTACCAGCCAGCAAGTTGCCCAAGAAGATGGTGATGAACGTGCTAGAGATGCCTTTATTAGGTATGAAAGTAAATTAGATGCTTATGAGTTTCTCTTAGGAAAATTTGCCAACTATCATAATGGCAAAGGTTTTCATGAGATGCCAGATGATTTATTTGGCAAACGAAGCTACTAA
- a CDS encoding GNAT family N-acetyltransferase, whose amino-acid sequence MIKILGELENNQLPAIETERLILRGRRLSDAEDIFAFAKLAEVSCPAGFPPVATIEDEIHYLDTIYPENLKKEKLPSGYGITLKGQDKVIGSVDFNHRHEDDVFEIGYLLHPDYWGQGIVPEAAKALLEYGFTKLHLHKIELACYSYNKQSQVVADKLGFTLEARIRDRKDAQNHRCDDLRYGLLKSEWEAKYL is encoded by the coding sequence ATGATAAAAATACTAGGAGAGCTTGAAAACAATCAACTACCGGCCATAGAGACGGAGAGGTTAATTCTCCGGGGCCGTCGCTTGTCAGATGCGGAAGACATCTTTGCTTTTGCAAAGCTGGCAGAGGTCTCCTGTCCTGCTGGTTTTCCTCCCGTCGCAACTATTGAAGACGAAATCCACTATCTGGACACCATTTACCCAGAAAATCTAAAAAAAGAAAAACTGCCCTCAGGGTATGGTATCACTCTCAAAGGTCAAGATAAGGTCATTGGGTCTGTTGATTTTAATCACCGTCATGAGGACGATGTTTTTGAAATCGGCTACCTCTTACACCCAGACTATTGGGGACAAGGAATCGTACCTGAAGCGGCCAAAGCACTTCTAGAATATGGTTTCACAAAATTACATTTGCACAAAATTGAATTGGCCTGCTACAGCTATAACAAGCAAAGTCAGGTTGTAGCTGACAAACTAGGTTTTACCCTAGAAGCAAGAATACGCGATCGAAAAGACGCTCAGAATCACCGTTGCGATGATTTGCGCTATGGCCTTTTAAAAAGTGAGTGGGAGGCGAAATACCTATGA
- a CDS encoding shikimate kinase: MNLVLIGAQASGKMTIGQEVAKLTELTLFHNHETIDFVLKFMPWSTDATDLITKIHLDFFETFAKIGRPMIFTIVIDFGDSTEVAFLETLQNIFEAENQEVLFVELETSLEERLVRNKTENRLRHKPFKRDIAWSENDILSTMDYVTFNSKEAPEKLHYYYKINNTHKSAQEVAAEIVEVMKKIEY; this comes from the coding sequence ATGAATCTAGTCTTAATAGGAGCGCAAGCTTCTGGCAAAATGACCATCGGCCAAGAAGTCGCTAAACTGACTGAGCTGACCTTGTTTCATAATCATGAAACCATCGACTTTGTCCTTAAGTTTATGCCTTGGTCTACGGATGCTACGGACTTGATTACTAAGATTCATCTTGACTTTTTTGAGACTTTTGCCAAAATAGGGCGGCCAATGATTTTTACCATCGTCATTGATTTTGGAGACTCAACTGAAGTGGCCTTTTTAGAGACCCTTCAAAATATTTTTGAAGCAGAAAATCAGGAAGTTCTCTTTGTAGAATTAGAAACTTCCTTGGAAGAACGGCTTGTCCGTAATAAAACGGAAAATCGCCTCAGGCATAAACCCTTTAAAAGAGATATTGCCTGGTCAGAAAATGATATCCTCAGTACTATGGATTATGTCACTTTTAACAGTAAAGAAGCACCAGAAAAGCTTCACTATTACTACAAAATCAATAATACTCACAAAAGTGCCCAAGAAGTTGCGGCAGAAATAGTGGAAGTTATGAAGAAAATAGAATACTAA